Proteins encoded within one genomic window of Hahella chejuensis KCTC 2396:
- a CDS encoding DUF6231 family protein, protein MDQRFFCIRSAIRTDCTIGGIQVATSPNDLLFDWLTVMSPTCVLNTGPAQPPALRRYSEDRQVNVACAATTAEIAGIDSHPEAAIISDTVERLPFLAGQALLAAPRNLLIPNVLATIDHNQSPEWDFNHLIALGFRRLEIFTDPNRALAVYAYSITDYNPKRAWNNAENWANPEMFGKYWW, encoded by the coding sequence ATGGATCAGCGCTTTTTTTGTATTCGCTCCGCTATCCGTACTGACTGCACCATAGGTGGAATCCAAGTGGCCACTTCGCCAAACGACCTGCTATTCGACTGGCTGACCGTCATGTCCCCGACTTGCGTCCTGAACACCGGTCCGGCGCAACCACCCGCGTTGCGCAGATACAGTGAAGACAGGCAGGTGAATGTGGCCTGCGCCGCCACGACGGCGGAGATTGCGGGAATCGATAGCCACCCTGAAGCCGCCATCATCAGTGATACGGTAGAGAGACTTCCCTTCCTGGCAGGACAAGCATTGCTGGCTGCCCCGCGTAATCTGCTGATACCCAATGTGCTGGCGACCATAGATCATAATCAATCGCCTGAGTGGGACTTTAATCACTTGATTGCACTGGGATTTCGTCGCCTGGAGATTTTTACCGACCCTAATCGGGCGCTGGCGGTTTACGCTTATTCCATCACGGATTACAACCCCAAACGGGCGTGGAACAATGCGGAAAACTGGGCGAACCCGGAGATGTTCGGCAAGTATTGGTGGTGA
- a CDS encoding ankyrin repeat domain-containing protein — MQAVNPKLIIVLLVVIAFIAYLQLSNPYKKYSRQAYWETATVEDVYSIPDEALLPGNKNGPVLMWAATSSNNPKVITALVERGANVNEADSGVFSGTPLSAAAGYATNPAIIDALVGLGADINKVVGSNDKTPLIIAAEINKSPAIIESLIRNGADVNYKDLTGRTALEQAKRFKNEEVSKLLKAYTK, encoded by the coding sequence GTGCAAGCTGTCAATCCTAAATTGATAATAGTTTTATTAGTTGTAATCGCATTTATTGCCTATTTACAACTAAGTAATCCATATAAAAAATATAGCCGCCAAGCATATTGGGAAACGGCTACAGTTGAAGATGTGTATTCAATACCTGATGAGGCCTTGCTCCCAGGTAATAAAAATGGGCCAGTACTAATGTGGGCAGCAACTAGCTCAAACAACCCAAAAGTAATTACTGCGCTGGTTGAGCGTGGTGCTAATGTAAATGAAGCGGACTCTGGTGTATTCTCAGGAACACCATTGAGTGCAGCAGCTGGCTATGCTACTAACCCAGCAATAATAGATGCGCTTGTAGGTTTAGGTGCAGATATAAATAAAGTGGTTGGTAGTAATGATAAAACGCCGTTGATAATAGCGGCAGAAATAAATAAAAGTCCCGCAATTATAGAAAGCCTTATACGCAATGGCGCTGATGTTAATTACAAAGACCTAACAGGTCGGACGGCTTTAGAGCAAGCAAAAAGATTTAAAAACGAAGAAGTCTCTAAATTGCTTAAGGCATACACAAAATAA
- a CDS encoding urease accessory protein UreD has protein sequence MAQHSLNDLPQRDRNERAHALFQGAAGKKKVADRDRDLSVKVRSVMLAEQFTDKNKHAEQELSPGSSAVTGARNWRASLTLNLTKESNRTILKQAAHQGPLRVQRPFYPEGAQRPHIYILHPPGGLVCGDEIEIDAKLEHGAEALLTTPSAGKIYRTDAAGHRQCQTVRLNCADAQSLEWLPQENIIYDGAEGAQTLLLETSAASRFIAWEITALGRPAADAPFASGAFTQTTRILRDSAPCFFERVALRGEGPGFQEPWGLQGQQVYGSLLAGYVQDSPQKRLQQCREALQANTAIAALGDSKDLRWTLTRKDDLIILRALCQQSEPIKRLFMAAWSLLRPALIGVESHPPRIWAT, from the coding sequence TTGGCACAGCATTCGCTTAATGACTTGCCACAACGAGACAGAAACGAGCGCGCCCACGCATTGTTTCAGGGCGCAGCAGGTAAGAAGAAAGTCGCGGACAGAGATCGCGACCTCAGCGTAAAGGTACGCAGCGTAATGCTTGCAGAGCAATTCACCGATAAAAACAAGCATGCGGAGCAGGAATTGAGTCCTGGCTCTTCCGCCGTCACCGGCGCCAGAAACTGGCGGGCGTCGCTCACGCTAAACCTGACCAAAGAGTCAAATCGCACCATATTGAAGCAAGCCGCTCACCAAGGCCCTCTGCGGGTGCAGCGACCGTTTTATCCAGAGGGCGCGCAGCGTCCCCACATCTATATATTGCATCCTCCAGGCGGTCTGGTTTGTGGAGATGAAATCGAGATTGACGCCAAACTGGAGCACGGCGCGGAAGCGCTGCTCACGACCCCCTCCGCCGGCAAAATCTATCGCACTGACGCCGCCGGACACCGGCAATGTCAGACCGTTCGGCTCAACTGCGCCGACGCCCAAAGTCTGGAGTGGCTGCCCCAGGAAAACATCATTTATGACGGCGCCGAAGGCGCACAGACATTGCTGTTGGAGACCAGCGCCGCCAGCCGCTTTATCGCCTGGGAAATCACCGCGTTGGGGCGTCCGGCGGCGGACGCGCCATTCGCCAGCGGCGCGTTTACCCAAACCACCCGGATTTTGCGTGACAGCGCGCCCTGCTTCTTCGAACGGGTCGCGTTACGCGGCGAAGGTCCCGGATTTCAAGAGCCCTGGGGACTGCAGGGTCAACAGGTTTACGGATCGCTGTTGGCCGGATATGTGCAGGATTCGCCGCAGAAGCGGCTGCAACAGTGCCGCGAGGCGTTACAGGCAAATACAGCCATCGCCGCCCTCGGCGATAGCAAAGACCTGCGCTGGACCCTGACGCGCAAGGACGACCTGATCATTCTGCGCGCCCTGTGCCAGCAGTCGGAACCCATCAAGCGGTTGTTTATGGCGGCGTGGTCACTACTGCGTCCAGCGTTAATCGGCGTAGAGAGCCATCCGCCGCGGATATGGGCGACCTGA
- the ureA gene encoding urease subunit gamma: MELTPREKDKLLLYTAALVAERRKARGLKLNYPEAMAYLSMEIVEGARDGRSVAELMAYGRTLLSRDDVMEGIPEMIPEVQVEATFPDGTKLVTVHNPIP; encoded by the coding sequence ATGGAACTCACCCCCAGAGAAAAAGACAAACTGCTGCTGTACACCGCCGCACTGGTGGCGGAGCGTCGCAAAGCACGGGGATTGAAACTGAATTATCCAGAGGCGATGGCCTACCTGAGCATGGAAATTGTGGAAGGCGCCCGGGACGGCCGTAGCGTTGCGGAATTGATGGCGTACGGCCGCACGCTGCTGTCTCGGGATGACGTCATGGAGGGCATACCGGAAATGATTCCAGAGGTGCAGGTGGAAGCAACGTTTCCGGACGGCACCAAGCTGGTCACTGTCCACAACCCTATCCCTTAA
- the ureC gene encoding urease subunit alpha: MAKISRAAYADMFGPTVGDRVRLGDTELWIEVEKDYATYGHEVKFGGGKVIRDGMGQSQRPNTEAVDTVITNALILDHWGVVKADIGLKQGRIAAIGKAGNPDIQDNIDIIIGPGTEVIAGEGMIATAGGIDAHIHFICPQQIEEALMSGVTTMLGGGAGPATGTNATTCTPGPWHMGKMLQAADAFPMNLGFLGKGNASLPAALEEQMLAGAMGLKLHEDWGTTPASIDNCLNIAEKYDVQVAIHTDTLNESGFVEDTLAAFKGRTIHTYHTEGAGGGHAPDIIKACGELNVLPSSTNPTRPYTINTVDEHLDMLMVCHHLDPDIPEDVAFADSRIRKETIAAEDILHDLGAFSMISSDSQAMGRVGEVVCRTWQTAHKMKVQRGPLAQDSERADNFRAKRYIAKYTINPAIAHGIAHEVGSLEPGKLADIILWRPAFFGAKPSLIIKGGMIAAAPMGDANASIPTPQPVHYRPMFGAFGRAMQQTRLTFVCQAALDNGVKEQFGLQSPLSACRNTRTVTKKSMVLNDLTPQMEVDSQTYEVRANGELLVCEPAKVLPLAQRYFLF, translated from the coding sequence ATGGCAAAGATTTCTAGAGCCGCCTACGCCGACATGTTCGGGCCAACCGTAGGCGACCGGGTGCGTCTGGGCGACACCGAATTATGGATCGAAGTGGAAAAAGATTACGCCACCTACGGCCACGAAGTGAAATTCGGCGGCGGCAAGGTCATCCGCGATGGCATGGGGCAGTCGCAACGCCCTAATACAGAAGCGGTGGACACCGTCATCACCAATGCCTTGATCCTCGACCACTGGGGCGTCGTCAAGGCGGATATCGGGCTCAAGCAGGGTCGCATCGCCGCCATCGGCAAAGCCGGCAACCCGGACATACAGGACAACATCGACATCATTATCGGTCCCGGCACGGAAGTTATCGCTGGCGAAGGTATGATCGCCACCGCCGGCGGCATCGACGCCCACATACATTTCATCTGTCCGCAGCAAATCGAAGAAGCGTTGATGTCCGGCGTCACCACCATGCTGGGCGGCGGCGCCGGTCCCGCCACCGGCACCAACGCCACCACCTGCACGCCCGGCCCCTGGCATATGGGCAAGATGCTGCAGGCCGCCGACGCTTTTCCCATGAACCTGGGCTTTCTCGGCAAAGGCAACGCCAGCCTTCCGGCAGCGCTGGAAGAGCAAATGCTCGCCGGCGCCATGGGCTTGAAGCTGCATGAGGACTGGGGCACCACTCCCGCCTCCATCGACAACTGCCTCAATATCGCCGAAAAATACGACGTGCAGGTGGCCATCCACACCGACACGCTGAACGAATCCGGATTTGTGGAAGACACGCTGGCGGCGTTCAAAGGACGCACCATCCACACCTATCACACCGAAGGCGCCGGCGGCGGTCACGCGCCGGACATCATCAAAGCCTGCGGCGAGTTGAATGTGCTGCCCTCCTCGACTAATCCGACCCGGCCTTACACCATCAACACGGTGGACGAGCATCTGGACATGCTCATGGTGTGTCACCATCTGGACCCGGATATCCCAGAAGACGTCGCCTTCGCCGATTCCCGCATCCGCAAGGAAACCATTGCCGCGGAAGACATCCTGCACGATCTTGGCGCATTCAGCATGATCTCCTCCGACTCCCAGGCCATGGGCCGGGTTGGCGAGGTGGTTTGCCGCACCTGGCAGACCGCCCACAAAATGAAAGTGCAGCGCGGACCGCTGGCGCAGGATTCCGAGCGCGCCGACAACTTTCGCGCCAAACGCTACATCGCCAAGTACACCATCAATCCCGCTATTGCTCACGGCATCGCCCATGAAGTGGGATCGCTTGAGCCCGGCAAGCTGGCGGATATCATTTTATGGCGGCCGGCCTTCTTCGGCGCCAAGCCCTCTCTGATCATCAAAGGCGGCATGATCGCCGCCGCTCCCATGGGCGACGCCAACGCATCCATCCCGACGCCACAGCCGGTGCATTATCGCCCCATGTTCGGCGCGTTTGGTCGGGCCATGCAGCAGACCCGTCTCACCTTTGTCTGTCAGGCCGCCCTGGATAACGGAGTAAAAGAGCAGTTTGGTTTGCAGTCCCCGCTCAGCGCCTGTCGCAATACCCGCACCGTCACTAAAAAGAGCATGGTGCTGAACGACCTGACGCCGCAGATGGAAGTGGATTCGCAGACTTATGAAGTGCGCGCCAACGGCGAGCTGCTGGTCTGCGAGCCCGCGAAAGTGCTGCCTCTGGCGCAGCGTTATTTTCTGTTTTAA
- a CDS encoding SMI1/KNR4 family protein encodes MEKIDRLAQQYDAQRHVHLNSAPPPTPESVAKIEEHFGCALPKSHIRFCEKSAHYGDWLASIGPDFESPNHIININRLWREEVEENERIPPNLLIINVGYDEDLDCIDMETFDEATGEYLITYWAYDVPPEESDLSGSFFDYMAKQVRGW; translated from the coding sequence ATGGAAAAAATCGACCGTCTGGCGCAACAATACGATGCTCAGCGCCATGTACATTTGAATAGTGCTCCGCCACCAACACCAGAGTCTGTGGCAAAAATTGAAGAGCACTTTGGGTGTGCATTGCCTAAGAGTCATATTCGATTTTGTGAGAAATCTGCGCACTATGGTGATTGGCTAGCTAGTATCGGCCCAGATTTTGAGTCTCCGAATCATATAATCAATATAAATCGGCTATGGCGTGAAGAAGTCGAAGAAAATGAGCGTATTCCACCAAATCTTTTGATAATAAATGTCGGCTATGATGAAGATCTTGATTGTATTGATATGGAAACATTCGATGAGGCTACAGGGGAATATCTAATCACTTATTGGGCTTATGACGTACCACCGGAGGAAAGCGATTTGTCTGGAAGCTTTTTTGACTATATGGCAAAGCAGGTTCGCGGGTGGTAA
- a CDS encoding HupE/UreJ family protein — MRFTKAQLLLLTTGLGASMAAVAHPGHGVVGGFFSGLTHPIFDLDHLVAMLGVGFLAWKTGQKARLLLAFLGAMLAGGLLAASSVSLPIPEAMITASLFVLGAALLVAGNSRMLTLAAAPLVALFAVFHGYAHVAEQPAGADSFSYVSGFILATAMIQLVGWGVAALAKRYEKTNATRKTLGAGAIATGVAAVASAF, encoded by the coding sequence ATGCGATTCACCAAAGCTCAACTACTATTACTCACTACAGGCCTGGGCGCCTCCATGGCCGCTGTCGCCCATCCGGGTCACGGCGTCGTCGGCGGATTTTTCTCAGGATTGACTCACCCCATATTCGACCTGGACCACCTCGTCGCCATGCTGGGCGTGGGCTTCCTCGCCTGGAAAACCGGTCAGAAAGCGCGTCTGTTGCTGGCGTTTCTCGGCGCCATGTTGGCTGGCGGCCTGCTGGCGGCGTCAAGCGTGAGCCTGCCGATTCCTGAAGCCATGATCACTGCCTCTCTGTTCGTGCTGGGCGCGGCGCTGCTGGTGGCGGGAAACAGCCGTATGCTGACTCTGGCGGCAGCGCCGCTGGTTGCGTTGTTCGCGGTTTTCCATGGCTACGCTCACGTTGCGGAACAACCTGCCGGCGCTGATTCTTTCAGCTATGTCAGCGGATTCATTCTGGCGACAGCGATGATTCAGCTTGTGGGCTGGGGCGTTGCGGCGCTGGCCAAGCGTTATGAAAAAACCAACGCTACCCGTAAAACCCTTGGCGCTGGCGCAATCGCCACAGGCGTCGCCGCGGTGGCTTCCGCTTTCTGA
- a CDS encoding urease accessory protein UreF translates to MPPLALLKLMNLISPALPVGAFAYSQGLEWAIDHGGIDTPEKIHDWLQGVISQGLGKTDLPVLFKLLQAWGANDHEQINSWNAWLLAARETQELLDEDRHVGKALAKLLRDLNVPGAEPWLERPASLLTLWTLACAHWDIDAESAALGFLWSWLENQIAVAGKTLPLAQTAAQRILQRLMPVLTETVAAATQIKEEDFGASLPGWAMACANHETQYSRLFRS, encoded by the coding sequence ATGCCGCCTTTAGCGTTGCTGAAACTCATGAACCTGATCAGCCCGGCTCTGCCGGTGGGCGCTTTCGCCTACTCGCAGGGATTGGAGTGGGCCATAGATCACGGGGGCATCGACACGCCGGAGAAAATCCACGACTGGCTGCAGGGCGTGATCAGCCAGGGGCTTGGGAAAACCGATCTGCCTGTGCTGTTTAAACTACTCCAGGCCTGGGGCGCCAATGACCATGAACAAATCAATTCCTGGAACGCCTGGCTGCTCGCTGCTCGCGAAACCCAAGAGCTACTGGACGAAGACCGCCATGTCGGCAAAGCCCTGGCCAAGCTTCTGCGCGACCTGAACGTCCCCGGCGCGGAGCCGTGGCTGGAACGACCGGCGTCCCTGCTGACATTGTGGACGCTGGCCTGCGCGCATTGGGACATTGATGCGGAGAGCGCCGCCCTGGGATTCCTTTGGAGCTGGCTGGAAAACCAGATCGCCGTGGCGGGAAAGACATTGCCATTGGCGCAAACCGCAGCGCAACGCATATTGCAGCGGCTGATGCCGGTTCTGACGGAAACGGTTGCGGCCGCCACACAGATAAAAGAAGAGGATTTCGGCGCGTCCCTGCCCGGCTGGGCCATGGCCTGCGCCAATCACGAAACGCAATACTCGCGCCTGTTCCGATCCTGA
- a CDS encoding acylphosphatase, which yields MKVQDKQHIRAWVSGKVQGVWYRNSTRQVAERLHVLGYAKNLPDGRVEVLAYGDTEAVNQLIDWLHDGPEAAIVTEVKTKQVEGETPPLGFEVC from the coding sequence ATGAAAGTGCAGGATAAACAACACATCCGCGCCTGGGTCAGCGGCAAAGTCCAGGGAGTCTGGTATCGCAACTCCACCCGCCAGGTCGCCGAACGCCTCCACGTACTCGGCTACGCCAAAAACCTGCCGGACGGCCGCGTCGAAGTCCTCGCTTACGGCGACACCGAAGCCGTCAACCAACTCATAGACTGGCTCCACGACGGCCCCGAAGCCGCCATCGTCACAGAAGTCAAAACTAAGCAGGTGGAGGGAGAAACGCCGCCGTTGGGGTTTGAGGTGTGTTAG
- the pdxH gene encoding pyridoxamine 5'-phosphate oxidase, whose translation MKLDDIRREYLYAGLSRKDLADDPIVQFKNWLQTAIDADLNADPTAMSLATVNAQGVPSQRIVLLKNLDPSGFVFYTNLGSRKAQNIAENANVSLHFAWLPMERQICVTGVAEKLSIAEATRYFLSRPHESQVAAWASQQSQGIGSRKLLEQAFEQMKNRFKQGEVPLPSFWGGYRVKPVTIEFWQGRANRLHDRFLYKKTDENWEIERLQP comes from the coding sequence ATGAAACTAGACGACATCAGACGCGAGTACCTCTACGCCGGCCTGTCCCGTAAAGACCTGGCCGACGACCCCATTGTTCAGTTCAAAAACTGGTTGCAGACGGCGATCGACGCCGATCTCAACGCCGACCCCACCGCCATGTCCCTGGCGACGGTCAATGCGCAGGGCGTTCCCAGCCAACGCATCGTATTGCTGAAAAACCTGGACCCCTCCGGATTCGTGTTCTACACCAACCTGGGTAGCCGCAAGGCGCAGAATATCGCTGAAAACGCCAACGTCAGCCTGCATTTCGCGTGGCTGCCAATGGAGCGTCAGATATGCGTCACCGGTGTGGCGGAAAAGCTCTCCATCGCCGAAGCCACCCGCTATTTTCTGAGCCGCCCCCATGAGTCACAGGTCGCGGCATGGGCCTCTCAACAAAGTCAGGGAATAGGTTCGCGCAAACTACTGGAGCAGGCGTTTGAACAGATGAAAAACCGTTTCAAGCAAGGCGAAGTGCCGTTGCCGTCATTCTGGGGAGGATACAGGGTGAAGCCAGTTACGATTGAGTTCTGGCAAGGCCGCGCCAATCGGTTGCATGACCGCTTTTTGTATAAAAAGACCGATGAGAATTGGGAGATTGAGCGACTGCAGCCGTAA
- a CDS encoding SMI1/KNR4 family protein produces MRKLSVFLVLLVVFGCSKKDELSEEVYQPQIVELTDDHRKIALTASDLSRVEELTIQILNYHKSQNTLVSRTLNPPIAKEEVKKLFSEFSCEPPEEIYRIWSIINGTSMAGSDDSFIWYHKLMSAEDSISKNKELRNYDMPDWNSDWFPIFEFQDEWYFFECTDTPKLASPIVFYFTESGAWYSYINLTTMLEFGAAVISQGLHKEDGEISYSERNRRLYEIHRKLNEGATFPYAVE; encoded by the coding sequence ATGCGGAAGCTCTCTGTATTTCTCGTTCTTTTAGTTGTTTTTGGGTGTTCCAAGAAGGATGAGTTATCCGAGGAGGTGTACCAACCGCAAATTGTAGAACTAACAGATGACCATAGGAAAATAGCCTTAACCGCCTCGGATCTATCAAGGGTTGAGGAGTTGACGATTCAAATTCTGAATTACCATAAATCTCAGAATACTCTAGTATCAAGAACTCTCAATCCGCCTATCGCCAAAGAAGAGGTAAAGAAGTTATTTTCTGAATTTTCGTGTGAGCCTCCAGAAGAGATATACCGGATATGGTCGATTATCAATGGTACTTCGATGGCCGGTAGTGATGACAGTTTTATTTGGTATCATAAATTGATGTCGGCTGAAGACTCAATATCAAAGAATAAAGAGCTGCGAAATTACGATATGCCTGATTGGAATTCAGATTGGTTTCCGATATTCGAGTTTCAGGATGAGTGGTATTTTTTTGAATGCACAGATACACCTAAGCTTGCAAGCCCGATAGTGTTCTATTTTACAGAATCTGGTGCGTGGTATAGTTATATTAATCTTACTACAATGCTTGAATTTGGCGCGGCTGTTATTAGCCAGGGGTTGCATAAAGAGGACGGTGAGATTTCCTATAGTGAGCGAAATCGAAGATTGTATGAGATCCATAGGAAGCTTAATGAAGGCGCCACGTTTCCTTATGCTGTCGAATAG
- a CDS encoding glutamine amidotransferase — METGKLLIALCGDTHPAILEEFGNFDSWFIDVFDKMGISTHLWNTHMHHDAPEGDFIGCVVTGSPAMVTDRAQWSEDLGRWMRLAIERGLPLLGVCYGHQLLADALGGVVDYQPDGREIGSLLITNHAFDSDDYIFSRLPHIFHAHLTHAQSVLTLPEGAVNLASSGRVKHQAFRYGARTWGVQFHPEFTCPIMSAYLSVYRDQIPPAQRLQLEAHLQDCFDAQRVLEIFAEGCLRGFA; from the coding sequence ATGGAAACAGGAAAACTGCTGATCGCGCTCTGTGGGGACACGCATCCGGCGATCCTTGAAGAGTTCGGTAATTTTGATAGTTGGTTTATTGATGTTTTCGACAAAATGGGGATATCCACCCATTTGTGGAATACCCATATGCACCATGACGCGCCGGAAGGAGATTTTATTGGTTGCGTCGTCACTGGCTCACCGGCGATGGTGACGGATCGGGCGCAATGGTCGGAAGATCTGGGACGCTGGATGCGACTGGCGATAGAGCGAGGTCTGCCGCTGCTGGGAGTCTGCTACGGTCACCAATTATTGGCTGACGCCCTGGGCGGTGTGGTGGACTATCAACCTGACGGACGTGAAATCGGCTCCCTGCTGATCACCAATCATGCTTTCGACAGCGACGACTATATCTTTTCGCGACTCCCTCATATTTTTCATGCCCACCTGACGCATGCGCAGTCTGTACTCACTCTACCGGAAGGGGCGGTGAACCTGGCCAGCAGCGGGCGGGTGAAGCATCAGGCGTTCCGCTATGGCGCACGTACCTGGGGCGTGCAGTTCCATCCCGAGTTTACCTGTCCGATCATGTCTGCATACTTGTCCGTATACCGTGATCAGATTCCGCCGGCGCAACGACTGCAACTGGAGGCGCATTTGCAGGATTGTTTTGACGCTCAGAGAGTGTTGGAGATTTTCGCGGAAGGGTGCCTGCGCGGCTTTGCTTAG
- a CDS encoding tyrosine-type recombinase/integrase — MSRLPREKLRETHCLLSLTAIRASPLIFFIQVFYAWRTASLIQEKTRKRLSLDEYLRIRFHSPAWMKNAMDLALLTLQRREDIVKMKFEDIKDGYLFVIQEETKKHDTGYLKIEIGQQLGELLKRCRSDIPSPYVIHRRPIRKKKRKGDYHWTQIGPEMVSRNFKSIRDSQVGMFDDYQDGEKPTFHEIRALG; from the coding sequence ATGAGCCGCTTGCCGCGAGAAAAATTACGAGAGACTCACTGCCTCCTGAGTTTAACGGCTATCCGCGCCTCTCCGCTCATTTTCTTTATCCAAGTCTTTTATGCCTGGCGCACAGCGTCATTAATCCAAGAAAAGACCCGGAAACGGCTTTCCTTAGATGAGTATTTACGAATTAGATTTCATTCTCCAGCATGGATGAAAAACGCAATGGACTTAGCATTGCTCACCCTTCAGCGTCGTGAAGACATTGTGAAAATGAAGTTTGAAGACATCAAAGATGGATACCTATTTGTTATCCAAGAGGAGACCAAAAAGCATGATACAGGCTACTTAAAAATCGAGATCGGACAGCAGTTAGGCGAATTATTAAAACGTTGCCGTAGTGACATACCGAGCCCCTATGTCATACACAGAAGACCAATACGTAAGAAAAAGAGAAAGGGCGATTATCACTGGACTCAGATTGGTCCTGAGATGGTGTCTAGAAACTTCAAGTCAATCAGGGATTCTCAGGTCGGAATGTTCGATGACTACCAAGATGGAGAAAAACCGACCTTCCATGAAATCCGAGCACTAGGTTAA
- the ureE gene encoding urease accessory protein UreE has translation MIRITERYIETEQTPVIAGVISLTYDERKRGRLRAKTQSGEDVGLFLERGKTLLDGDLLMAENGDIYTISAAPETVATAQANDPRQFAQICYHLGNRHTPLQIGELWVRFQPDHVLEDLCRLYGLDVVRESAPFNPENGAYGGHSGHSGHSGHSGHHHGHDHSHEQSRQDAKELSARYHFHAPDHEHPHGHVHLHAHPHEH, from the coding sequence ATGATTCGCATCACCGAACGCTATATCGAGACCGAACAGACGCCCGTCATCGCCGGCGTCATCAGTCTGACTTACGATGAACGCAAACGCGGCCGCTTGCGCGCCAAAACCCAGTCTGGAGAAGACGTCGGCCTGTTTCTGGAGCGCGGTAAAACGTTACTCGACGGCGACCTGCTGATGGCTGAAAACGGCGATATTTACACCATCAGCGCCGCGCCGGAAACCGTCGCCACAGCCCAGGCCAACGATCCGCGTCAGTTCGCGCAAATTTGCTATCACCTGGGCAACCGACATACGCCGCTACAGATTGGCGAGCTCTGGGTGCGCTTCCAACCGGACCATGTTCTGGAGGATCTGTGCCGCCTGTATGGGTTGGATGTCGTTCGAGAGTCCGCGCCTTTCAATCCGGAAAACGGCGCCTATGGCGGACATAGCGGACATAGCGGACATAGCGGACATAGCGGCCACCATCATGGCCATGACCACTCCCATGAGCAAAGTCGCCAAGACGCTAAAGAGCTCAGTGCGCGCTACCACTTTCACGCTCCGGACCATGAGCATCCCCATGGCCATGTTCACCTTCACGCGCACCCGCACGAGCATTAG
- the ureG gene encoding urease accessory protein UreG, with amino-acid sequence MSTQTLRVGIGGPVGSGKTALVARLCQELRERFNIAVVTNDIYTEEDAQFLIRHQALTEDRIIGVETGGCPHTAIREDASMNLAAIDTLTARHPGLDLVLVESGGDNLSATFSPELSDLTLYVIDVSAGDKIPRKGGPGITKSDLLIINKTDLAPIVGASLEVMDRDARKMRGDKPFIFSNMKTGEGLQDIIRFIIDQGMLQAA; translated from the coding sequence ATGAGCACACAAACTTTGCGCGTCGGCATCGGCGGCCCGGTGGGCTCCGGCAAAACAGCGCTGGTGGCCCGTCTGTGCCAGGAGCTGCGGGAGCGCTTTAATATCGCCGTGGTCACCAACGATATCTATACGGAAGAAGACGCCCAGTTCCTGATCCGGCATCAGGCGCTCACCGAAGACCGCATCATCGGCGTGGAAACCGGCGGTTGTCCCCACACCGCCATTCGGGAAGACGCTTCCATGAACCTCGCCGCCATCGACACGCTGACCGCGCGCCATCCCGGACTCGATCTGGTGTTGGTGGAAAGCGGCGGCGACAATCTGAGCGCGACGTTCAGTCCAGAGCTGTCCGACCTTACTCTTTATGTTATCGACGTATCCGCCGGCGACAAGATTCCCCGCAAAGGCGGCCCGGGCATCACCAAGTCCGATCTGTTGATCATCAATAAGACCGATCTGGCGCCAATCGTGGGCGCTTCATTGGAGGTCATGGATCGCGACGCCAGGAAAATGCGCGGTGACAAACCCTTTATTTTCAGTAATATGAAGACCGGCGAAGGCCTTCAGGACATCATCCGTTTTATTATTGACCAAGGTATGCTGCAAGCGGCTTAA
- a CDS encoding urease subunit beta, protein MIPGEIDALPGDIDINAGLPTVTVEVTNTGDRPVQVGSHYHFFETNPALSFTRAQTRGFRLNIAAGTAVRFEPGQTRTVELVALGGERKVYGFRGDVMGDL, encoded by the coding sequence ATGATTCCAGGAGAAATAGACGCCCTCCCCGGCGACATCGACATTAACGCCGGCCTGCCGACCGTCACTGTGGAAGTCACCAATACCGGCGACCGGCCGGTGCAAGTGGGCTCTCATTATCACTTTTTTGAAACCAACCCGGCGCTGTCCTTTACGCGAGCGCAGACGCGCGGCTTCCGCCTGAACATCGCCGCCGGAACCGCCGTGCGCTTCGAGCCCGGACAAACCCGCACTGTGGAGCTGGTCGCCCTGGGTGGAGAGCGCAAGGTTTACGGCTTTCGCGGCGATGTCATGGGCGACTTATGA